In Eriocheir sinensis breed Jianghai 21 chromosome 23, ASM2467909v1, whole genome shotgun sequence, a single window of DNA contains:
- the LOC127002386 gene encoding biorientation of chromosomes in cell division protein 1-like 1 isoform X2 has protein sequence MAAVKGPIEQRPTMDIPATQLPPGDPRLVEAIVTQLKTKGIFDQFRKECLADVDTKPAFQNLRQRVEGHVNKFLEKIVWKNDINKNQLRDGVRKHVNSLGILDSGIDAIITQVVNPKIKPLILPYVEDTVYAFLQIDKPKRERQGATTIVPEDPVVVPVSSSPETKPGLLPMETDVISSEEDDILARESPESEHKSSPSSHDEFMEPENEDAQDGFESFPPPEEPNTDAVASHVEKLSLTDNTEESKPLPAAKPPLPLFDDQSLDSISSNSSGLTFSTLSGKGSPGSRKSSDKDDSTKQEPRSATSTPLVDEKPMDEEISPPFVASEPSKDYPAIASDAKSAESRSPSLDAVPMAETSLFIPGTEKDDQTVVSGASLISQDDDSQGSRASTSKASLSSFKSEGEEKVRSEKSEGELSTSSSESSDSDKGKPGESPVEGKHYSDSAHKPSKSKSDHTRDKDSKHSKDRDKKHSKSRDDHHSHRDKDRKHHRRDRDHDGDRERSRSHHHQSSSSSGKDGSGSGSGKGSSNKDKEHSTQSPGDKSTEGKSRRDSTVEKENKSSKHTENKVEEGGIENNKQNSAGDKADGKHSSKSDSKPGSSGEKIDVKPKSEKPNSSGDKIDVKPKSEKPNSSGDKSEGKLGSSKSEGKSDRGEKSTSKGDRGSKHSAKSDSKSSSKSDSSKSSKSIAERSEKKHSAHSSKHSSKHKKQDNDSFYSDKLKSINIFKDEKKKKEEKDARKEKGSENKHSKEEKEIKKHSKEGKDQKKDPKTREESHHKEEKDRDEKPRRIEKDIKLKPRDVTAVQKESDKSNIDKKLKTMKSKENNDRGSSGQENLNKKLRVHKPSSAKKPSSPKDSDIKENELLLFNDEKSIMLISYEDNDEDGDDAAPAKTKRLKRDLKKGPKSVNNTKEADESLPDKPVKQNEAIDPVSDFEGFSNAEKDTRLSDFLATAQRVPDDMDIEYSDWFDESDLHMVVREDDIKERMDFSEFLSCMNKLGAIVQESSVETDTQESDSKDDDLSKTRDVPERRTRAQLQGKRRRISTSSSASSSASLSGSPKHKRTRTACMTSADAGMLVEQDPVIVSGFALLTPEDDGNRTSSRDYVDYNQRINSYSPLSPASDSSADDGKGKLADVGSLSGRAPPTEVSSQRVKDGDIFKSAKTWTSEETNLSV, from the exons ATGGCGGCCGTGAAGGGACCGATCGAGCAGCGGCCCACCATGGACATCCCCGCCACGCAGCTGCCCCCGGGTGACCCCAGGCTGGTGGAGGCCATAGTGACCCAGTTAAAGACCAAGGGAATATTTGACCAGTTCAGAAAGGAGTGCCTGGCGGACGTGGACACAAAG CCGGCCTTTCAAAACCTGAGGCAGCGCGTTGAGGGACACGTCAACAAGTTCTTGGAGAAAATAGTTTGGAAAAATGACATCAACAAGAACCAGTTACGAGACGGTGTGCGGAAACACGTCAACAG CTTGGGGATTTTGGACTCTGGTATCGATGCAATCATTACCCAAGTGGTCAACCCAAAGATCAAGCCCCTCATCCTGCCCTACGTGGAAGACACAGTGTATGCCTTTCTGCAGATCGACAAGCCCAAACGAGAGAGGCAAG GTGCAACCACGATTGTTCCAGAGGATCCTGTCGTTGTACCAGTCAGCAGCTCTCCGGAGACCAAGCCCGGCCTCCTACCCATGGAGACCGATGTGATTTCTTCAGAGGAGGACGATATTTTAGCCCGAGAGTCCCCTGAAAGTGAACACAAGTCTTCCCCGAGCTCTCACGATGAGTTTATGGAG CCTGAGAATGAAGATGCCCAAGACGGATTTGAGAGTTTTCCACCACCTGAGGAACCGAACACAGACGCTGTCGCCTCCCACGTGGAAAAACTCTCCTTGACAGACAACACAGAGGAAAGCAAGCCACTGCCTGCTGCCAAGCCACCTCTGCCACTCTTCGATGATCAATCCCTGGATAGCATCTCGTCCAACTCATCTGGGCTCACTTTTTCAACCCTCTCCGGGAAAGGGTCACCGGGGAGCAGGAAATCCTCAGATAAGGACGACAGCACCAAGCAGGAACCAAGGTCTGCTACATCAACTCCGCTGGTCGATGAGAAGCCCATGGATGAAGAAATATCTCCACCTTTTGTTGCCTCTGAGCCAAGCAAAGACTATCCTGCCATAGCCTCAGATGCCAAGAGTGCTGAATCTCGCTCACCCAGCCTCGATGCTGTCCCAATGGCCGAGACGTCACTCTTCATCCCTGGGACTGAGAAGGACGACCAGACTGTTGTATCTGGCGCAAGTCTGATCAGTCAGGACGACGATTCACAAGGGAGTAGAGCCTCGACCTCAAAGGCAAGTCTATCGTCATTCAAGtccgagggagaggagaaagtgaggtcGGAAAAATCGGAAGGGGAACTCTCGACGTCAAGCTCCGAGTCGAGTGATTCCGATAAGGGCAAACCGGGGGAGTCACCAGTTGAAGGCAAACACTATTCCGACAGCGCTCATAAACCCAGCAAGTCTAAAAGCGACCATACCCGAGACAAAGACTCAAAACACAGCAAAGACAGAGATAAGAAGCACTCCAAGTCCCGCGATGACCACCACTCTCACCGCGACAAGGACCGGAAACACCACAGGAGGGACAGAGATCACGACGGAGATCGAGAGCGCTCccgaagccaccaccaccaatcctcGTCAAGCAGCGGAAAGGacggctcaggctcaggctcgggAAAGGGCTCTAGCAACAAGGACAAGGAACACTCGACTCAGAGCCCTGGGGACAAGTCGACTGAGGGGAAAAGTAGACGAGATAGCACcgtagagaaggagaataagtcGAGCAAACAcacagagaacaaggtggaggaaggaggcatTGAAAACAACAAGCAAAACAGCGCGGGTGACAAGGCTGACGGGAAACACAGCAGTAAATCAGACAGCAAACCGGGTAGCTCGGGTGAGAAGATTGACGTAAAACCTAAATCAGAAAAACCAAATAGCTCGGGTGACAAGATCGACGTAAAACCAAAATCGGAAAAACCAAATAGCTCGGGTGACAAGTCTGAGGGAAAGCTCGGTAGTAGCAAATCCGAGGGCAAGAGCGACAGGGGTGAAAAGTCTACCAGCAAAGGCGACAGGGGTTCAAAACACAGCGCCAAGTCCGACAGCAAATCCAGCTCGAAATCAGACTCCAGCAAATCCAGTAAGAGCATTGCCGAGAGGTCTGAGAAGAAGCACAGCGCACACTCCAGCAAACACTCGTCGAAGCACAAGAAGCAAGATAACGACAGCTTCTACTCGGATAAGCTGAAGAGCATCAATATCTTCaaggacgagaaaaagaagaaggaggagaaggacgcgagaaaggagaaaggatcagaaaacaaacacagcaaggaggagaaggaaataaagaaacacagtaaggaagggaaggaccaGAAGAAGGACCCCAAGACGAGAGAGGAGAGTCAccacaaggaggagaaggacagggaTGAGAAACCCAGAAGGATCGAGAAGGACATCAAGCTTAAGCCGAGGGATGTGACAGCTGTTCAGAAGGAGAGCGACAAATCTAACATTGACAAGAAGCTAAAAACTATGAAATCCAAGGAAAACAACGACAGGGGTTCGAGTGGGCAGGAAAACCTCAACAAGAAACTCAGGGTCCACAAACCAAGCAGTGCCAAGAAGCCTTCGTCGCCCAAGGATTCGGATATCAAAGAGAACGAACTCCTGCTGTTTAATGATGAGAAAAGCATCATGTTGATCAGCTAtgaggataatgatgaagatggtgacgaCGCAGCTCCGGCGAAGACAAAGAGACTGAAAAGGGATTTGAAAAAGGGCCCGAAATCCGTTAACAATACCAAGGAAGCAGATGAGAGTCTACCGGACAAACCCGTGAAGCAAAACGAGGCGATCGATCCCGTGTCGGACTTCGAAGGGTTTAGCAATGCGGAAAAAGATACAAGACTTTCCGATTTCCTCGCTACGGCACAGAGAGTTCCCGACGACATGGATATAGAGTACAGCGATTGGTTTGATGAGAGCGACCTTCACATGGTAGTCAGGGAGGATGATATTAAGGAAAGGATGGATTTTAGCGAGTTCCTATCATGCATGAACAAACTGGGAGCCATCGTCCAGGAGTCCAGTGTAGAAACGGACACACAGGAGTCGGACAGCAAGGACGATGACCTCTCAAAGACTCGGGACGTCCCGGAGAGGAGAACCCGGGCCCAGCTACAAGGCAAGCGTCGAAGGATATCCACGTCAAGTTCCGCGTCGTCCAGTGCAAGTCTATCCGGTTCTCCCAAGCACAAGAGGACCAGAACTGCTTGTATGACCAGTGCTGACGCTGGCATGCTGGTGGAACAGGACCCAGTGATTGTTAGTGGGTTTGCATTGCTCACACCGGAGGATGACGGCAACAGGACCTCCAGTAGAGATTATG TTGATTACAACCAAAGGATCAATAGTTACAGCCCTCTCTCCCCTGCAAGTGATTCTTCAGCGGATGATGGGAAAGGCAAATTAGCAG ATGTGGGTTCCCTCAGCGGCCGGGCACCACCAACAGAAGTCAGCAGCCAGAGAGTGAAAGATGGAGATATATTCAAGTCAGCAAAAACATGGACCAGTGAAGAGACAAATCTTTCCGTGTAA
- the LOC127002386 gene encoding biorientation of chromosomes in cell division protein 1-like 1 isoform X1 — protein MAAVKGPIEQRPTMDIPATQLPPGDPRLVEAIVTQLKTKGIFDQFRKECLADVDTKPAFQNLRQRVEGHVNKFLEKIVWKNDINKNQLRDGVRKHVNSLGILDSGIDAIITQVVNPKIKPLILPYVEDTVYAFLQIDKPKRERQGATTIVPEDPVVVPVSSSPETKPGLLPMETDVISSEEDDILARESPESEHKSSPSSHDEFMEPENEDAQDGFESFPPPEEPNTDAVASHVEKLSLTDNTEESKPLPAAKPPLPLFDDQSLDSISSNSSGLTFSTLSGKGSPGSRKSSDKDDSTKQEPRSATSTPLVDEKPMDEEISPPFVASEPSKDYPAIASDAKSAESRSPSLDAVPMAETSLFIPGTEKDDQTVVSGASLISQDDDSQGSRASTSKASLSSFKSEGEEKVRSEKSEGELSTSSSESSDSDKGKPGESPVEGKHYSDSAHKPSKSKSDHTRDKDSKHSKDRDKKHSKSRDDHHSHRDKDRKHHRRDRDHDGDRERSRSHHHQSSSSSGKDGSGSGSGKGSSNKDKEHSTQSPGDKSTEGKSRRDSTVEKENKSSKHTENKVEEGGIENNKQNSAGDKADGKHSSKSDSKPGSSGEKIDVKPKSEKPNSSGDKIDVKPKSEKPNSSGDKSEGKLGSSKSEGKSDRGEKSTSKGDRGSKHSAKSDSKSSSKSDSSKSSKSIAERSEKKHSAHSSKHSSKHKKQDNDSFYSDKLKSINIFKDEKKKKEEKDARKEKGSENKHSKEEKEIKKHSKEGKDQKKDPKTREESHHKEEKDRDEKPRRIEKDIKLKPRDVTAVQKESDKSNIDKKLKTMKSKENNDRGSSGQENLNKKLRVHKPSSAKKPSSPKDSDIKENELLLFNDEKSIMLISYEDNDEDGDDAAPAKTKRLKRDLKKGPKSVNNTKEADESLPDKPVKQNEAIDPVSDFEGFSNAEKDTRLSDFLATAQRVPDDMDIEYSDWFDESDLHMVVREDDIKERMDFSEFLSCMNKLGAIVQESSVETDTQESDSKDDDLSKTRDVPERRTRAQLQGKRRRISTSSSASSSASLSGSPKHKRTRTACMTSADAGMLVEQDPVIVSGFALLTPEDDGNRTSSRDYEVDYNQRINSYSPLSPASDSSADDGKGKLADVGSLSGRAPPTEVSSQRVKDGDIFKSAKTWTSEETNLSV, from the exons ATGGCGGCCGTGAAGGGACCGATCGAGCAGCGGCCCACCATGGACATCCCCGCCACGCAGCTGCCCCCGGGTGACCCCAGGCTGGTGGAGGCCATAGTGACCCAGTTAAAGACCAAGGGAATATTTGACCAGTTCAGAAAGGAGTGCCTGGCGGACGTGGACACAAAG CCGGCCTTTCAAAACCTGAGGCAGCGCGTTGAGGGACACGTCAACAAGTTCTTGGAGAAAATAGTTTGGAAAAATGACATCAACAAGAACCAGTTACGAGACGGTGTGCGGAAACACGTCAACAG CTTGGGGATTTTGGACTCTGGTATCGATGCAATCATTACCCAAGTGGTCAACCCAAAGATCAAGCCCCTCATCCTGCCCTACGTGGAAGACACAGTGTATGCCTTTCTGCAGATCGACAAGCCCAAACGAGAGAGGCAAG GTGCAACCACGATTGTTCCAGAGGATCCTGTCGTTGTACCAGTCAGCAGCTCTCCGGAGACCAAGCCCGGCCTCCTACCCATGGAGACCGATGTGATTTCTTCAGAGGAGGACGATATTTTAGCCCGAGAGTCCCCTGAAAGTGAACACAAGTCTTCCCCGAGCTCTCACGATGAGTTTATGGAG CCTGAGAATGAAGATGCCCAAGACGGATTTGAGAGTTTTCCACCACCTGAGGAACCGAACACAGACGCTGTCGCCTCCCACGTGGAAAAACTCTCCTTGACAGACAACACAGAGGAAAGCAAGCCACTGCCTGCTGCCAAGCCACCTCTGCCACTCTTCGATGATCAATCCCTGGATAGCATCTCGTCCAACTCATCTGGGCTCACTTTTTCAACCCTCTCCGGGAAAGGGTCACCGGGGAGCAGGAAATCCTCAGATAAGGACGACAGCACCAAGCAGGAACCAAGGTCTGCTACATCAACTCCGCTGGTCGATGAGAAGCCCATGGATGAAGAAATATCTCCACCTTTTGTTGCCTCTGAGCCAAGCAAAGACTATCCTGCCATAGCCTCAGATGCCAAGAGTGCTGAATCTCGCTCACCCAGCCTCGATGCTGTCCCAATGGCCGAGACGTCACTCTTCATCCCTGGGACTGAGAAGGACGACCAGACTGTTGTATCTGGCGCAAGTCTGATCAGTCAGGACGACGATTCACAAGGGAGTAGAGCCTCGACCTCAAAGGCAAGTCTATCGTCATTCAAGtccgagggagaggagaaagtgaggtcGGAAAAATCGGAAGGGGAACTCTCGACGTCAAGCTCCGAGTCGAGTGATTCCGATAAGGGCAAACCGGGGGAGTCACCAGTTGAAGGCAAACACTATTCCGACAGCGCTCATAAACCCAGCAAGTCTAAAAGCGACCATACCCGAGACAAAGACTCAAAACACAGCAAAGACAGAGATAAGAAGCACTCCAAGTCCCGCGATGACCACCACTCTCACCGCGACAAGGACCGGAAACACCACAGGAGGGACAGAGATCACGACGGAGATCGAGAGCGCTCccgaagccaccaccaccaatcctcGTCAAGCAGCGGAAAGGacggctcaggctcaggctcgggAAAGGGCTCTAGCAACAAGGACAAGGAACACTCGACTCAGAGCCCTGGGGACAAGTCGACTGAGGGGAAAAGTAGACGAGATAGCACcgtagagaaggagaataagtcGAGCAAACAcacagagaacaaggtggaggaaggaggcatTGAAAACAACAAGCAAAACAGCGCGGGTGACAAGGCTGACGGGAAACACAGCAGTAAATCAGACAGCAAACCGGGTAGCTCGGGTGAGAAGATTGACGTAAAACCTAAATCAGAAAAACCAAATAGCTCGGGTGACAAGATCGACGTAAAACCAAAATCGGAAAAACCAAATAGCTCGGGTGACAAGTCTGAGGGAAAGCTCGGTAGTAGCAAATCCGAGGGCAAGAGCGACAGGGGTGAAAAGTCTACCAGCAAAGGCGACAGGGGTTCAAAACACAGCGCCAAGTCCGACAGCAAATCCAGCTCGAAATCAGACTCCAGCAAATCCAGTAAGAGCATTGCCGAGAGGTCTGAGAAGAAGCACAGCGCACACTCCAGCAAACACTCGTCGAAGCACAAGAAGCAAGATAACGACAGCTTCTACTCGGATAAGCTGAAGAGCATCAATATCTTCaaggacgagaaaaagaagaaggaggagaaggacgcgagaaaggagaaaggatcagaaaacaaacacagcaaggaggagaaggaaataaagaaacacagtaaggaagggaaggaccaGAAGAAGGACCCCAAGACGAGAGAGGAGAGTCAccacaaggaggagaaggacagggaTGAGAAACCCAGAAGGATCGAGAAGGACATCAAGCTTAAGCCGAGGGATGTGACAGCTGTTCAGAAGGAGAGCGACAAATCTAACATTGACAAGAAGCTAAAAACTATGAAATCCAAGGAAAACAACGACAGGGGTTCGAGTGGGCAGGAAAACCTCAACAAGAAACTCAGGGTCCACAAACCAAGCAGTGCCAAGAAGCCTTCGTCGCCCAAGGATTCGGATATCAAAGAGAACGAACTCCTGCTGTTTAATGATGAGAAAAGCATCATGTTGATCAGCTAtgaggataatgatgaagatggtgacgaCGCAGCTCCGGCGAAGACAAAGAGACTGAAAAGGGATTTGAAAAAGGGCCCGAAATCCGTTAACAATACCAAGGAAGCAGATGAGAGTCTACCGGACAAACCCGTGAAGCAAAACGAGGCGATCGATCCCGTGTCGGACTTCGAAGGGTTTAGCAATGCGGAAAAAGATACAAGACTTTCCGATTTCCTCGCTACGGCACAGAGAGTTCCCGACGACATGGATATAGAGTACAGCGATTGGTTTGATGAGAGCGACCTTCACATGGTAGTCAGGGAGGATGATATTAAGGAAAGGATGGATTTTAGCGAGTTCCTATCATGCATGAACAAACTGGGAGCCATCGTCCAGGAGTCCAGTGTAGAAACGGACACACAGGAGTCGGACAGCAAGGACGATGACCTCTCAAAGACTCGGGACGTCCCGGAGAGGAGAACCCGGGCCCAGCTACAAGGCAAGCGTCGAAGGATATCCACGTCAAGTTCCGCGTCGTCCAGTGCAAGTCTATCCGGTTCTCCCAAGCACAAGAGGACCAGAACTGCTTGTATGACCAGTGCTGACGCTGGCATGCTGGTGGAACAGGACCCAGTGATTGTTAGTGGGTTTGCATTGCTCACACCGGAGGATGACGGCAACAGGACCTCCAGTAGAGATTATG AAGTTGATTACAACCAAAGGATCAATAGTTACAGCCCTCTCTCCCCTGCAAGTGATTCTTCAGCGGATGATGGGAAAGGCAAATTAGCAG ATGTGGGTTCCCTCAGCGGCCGGGCACCACCAACAGAAGTCAGCAGCCAGAGAGTGAAAGATGGAGATATATTCAAGTCAGCAAAAACATGGACCAGTGAAGAGACAAATCTTTCCGTGTAA